In Streptomyces sp. NBC_00091, the following proteins share a genomic window:
- a CDS encoding DUF202 domain-containing protein: MSSRPGTDTRDAGLQPERTRLAWRRTTLACSVTAVLALRQALHGSGSRVEVAGAAVIALIWVVFLWVAHRRVRELAAVRPPELAPRVALGVVLCSVALAVFAMAVIV, from the coding sequence GTGAGCAGCCGTCCCGGTACGGACACCCGCGACGCGGGGCTCCAGCCCGAGCGGACCCGGCTGGCGTGGCGGCGTACGACGCTGGCCTGCTCGGTCACCGCGGTGCTGGCGCTGCGGCAGGCGCTGCACGGGTCCGGCTCGCGGGTGGAGGTGGCCGGGGCGGCGGTGATCGCGTTGATCTGGGTGGTCTTCCTGTGGGTGGCGCACCGGCGGGTGCGGGAGCTGGCCGCGGTCCGGCCGCCGGAGCTGGCGCCGCGGGTGGCGCTGGGGGTGGTGCTGTGCTCGGTGGCGCTGGCGGTGTTCGCGATGGCGGTGATCGTCTGA
- a CDS encoding YidH family protein: MIDFVKDVRLWFAPEQLRDEGETPDYRFSLANERTFLAWIRTALALVGGGFAVDQFLPDLRWGVRIGMAFALLAVGAACALRAVNHWVRCERAMRRGDDLPLSRFPVVLSLGVGMVAAAMVVVVLLGWTAGR, encoded by the coding sequence GTGATCGACTTCGTCAAAGATGTGCGGCTCTGGTTCGCACCGGAGCAGCTGCGGGACGAGGGCGAGACGCCGGACTACCGCTTCTCCCTCGCCAACGAGCGGACCTTCCTGGCCTGGATCCGGACCGCGCTGGCCCTGGTGGGCGGCGGGTTCGCGGTGGACCAGTTCCTGCCGGACCTGCGGTGGGGGGTGCGGATCGGGATGGCCTTCGCGCTGCTGGCGGTGGGGGCGGCCTGCGCGCTGCGGGCCGTGAACCACTGGGTGCGCTGCGAGCGGGCCATGCGGCGGGGCGACGACCTGCCGCTGTCGCGGTTCCCGGTGGTGCTGAGCCTGGGGGTCGGGATGGTGGCCGCCGCGATGGTGGTGGTCGTGCTGCTGGGGTGGACGGCCGGGCGGTGA